In a genomic window of Vidua macroura isolate BioBank_ID:100142 chromosome 33, ASM2450914v1, whole genome shotgun sequence:
- the CCDC22 gene encoding coiled-coil domain-containing protein 22, with translation MEEVDKILIHSLRQAGTAVPPEVQSVRDLTPELVVEAAVRCLRAVRPALGAPLSPLLPPGISARFRLASDLAAACQELGFGGDVGYQTFLYSSEHDTRRLLLFLVEKLPRTRASAGAEPPGKSGALLRAIGARIREQLGTPWVPPVCRTPRLQRLQGTSHLQPFATCPLVLPQSGGSPELQEYFGGAAPPVPAQPPLSSQTPPALLETHTAQLSARHDWEAEWGGPGLASRLPPQVRPPGSPGGPQGFGGGGPFLSLPGD, from the exons ggCGGTGCCCCCCGAGGTGCAGAGCGTGCGGGACCTGACCCCCGAGCTGGTGGTGGAGGCGGCCGTGCGGTGCCTCCGCGCCGTGCGCCCCGCGCTGGGcgcccccctgagccccctgctGCCCCCCGGCATCTCCGCCCGCTTCCGCCTCGCCTCCGACCTGGCCGCGGCCTGCCAG gagctgggatttgggggtgacGTGGGCTACCAGACGTTCCTGTACAGCTCCGAGCACGACACGCGGcgcctgctcctcttcctcgtGGAGAAGCTGCCGCGGACGAGGGCGAGCGCGGGGGCCGAGCCCCCCG ggaaaTCGGGGGCGCTGCTCCGAGCCATCGGTGCCCGGATCCGGGAGCAGCTGGGGACGCCCTGGGTGCCCCCCGTGTGCCGCACGCCGCGACTGCAGCGGCTGCAG GGCACaagccacctccagcccttcgCTACCTGTCCCCTGGTCCTGCCCCAAAGTGGGGGATCCCCAG agctgcaggagtaTTTTGGGGGGGCCGCCCCCCcggtgccagcacagccccccctTTCCTCGCagacccccccagccctgctggagacCCACACGGCCCAGCTCAGCGCCCGCCACGACTGGGAGGCCGAGTGGGGGggccccggcctggcctcccgcctGCCcccccaggtgagacccccGGGCAGCCCTGGGGGTCCCCaaggttttgggggggggggcccCTTTCTCTCACTCCCAGGAGATTGA